Proteins from a single region of Paenibacillus sp. BIHB 4019:
- a CDS encoding Ger(x)C family spore germination protein: MELKISARNRSVVLLMLVIPLLLTGCWDRNEIEETGIALGVGIDFPDGQEEGARPIIAMTHQFALPNQFSESTSSKVQKDYVNMSSAGPIVFDNIRALSTRSARPPNYEHLQVIVISEKAARELDLKNVINFFLRNTETRRSIRVVISHGKASDIYQQQKSTKTPALELRELTDNYRKTLRIPPALTLGNMSEHLTGQSSFVMQGAANSPEGVKLTSAAVIRGTTARMIGFLSEIETVGLNWLLGNNHSNGIVEGIEPDSGAMLGYEVRKMTSSIQPIVQGNEISFQVKIKTTGKLREDWAFPGDAFDVDFIDRAEKATAAMIKQMAEKALAKTQRQYKVDVAGFGKRLSIKKPAVWKRVKDGWEDRFSRVPVSIEVEVDIQEFGTRGTKRN; the protein is encoded by the coding sequence CATGCTCGTCATTCCTTTGCTGCTGACGGGCTGCTGGGATCGTAATGAAATTGAGGAAACGGGCATTGCGCTTGGAGTTGGCATTGATTTTCCCGATGGACAAGAGGAAGGGGCCAGGCCAATTATCGCCATGACCCATCAATTTGCCTTGCCCAACCAGTTTTCGGAGAGCACCAGCAGCAAGGTGCAGAAGGATTATGTCAATATGTCCAGTGCTGGGCCAATCGTCTTCGATAACATTCGAGCGCTGTCAACCCGATCTGCAAGACCACCTAATTATGAGCATTTGCAAGTCATTGTGATTAGCGAGAAAGCGGCTCGGGAGCTAGATTTGAAAAATGTCATTAACTTTTTTCTGCGCAATACCGAAACTAGGCGTTCCATCCGCGTCGTCATTTCCCATGGAAAGGCGAGCGATATTTATCAACAGCAGAAGAGTACGAAAACCCCGGCTCTGGAGCTGCGCGAGCTAACGGACAATTATCGCAAGACGCTGCGTATCCCTCCGGCGCTAACGCTTGGCAATATGTCGGAGCATTTGACCGGCCAGTCCAGCTTTGTCATGCAAGGCGCAGCCAACTCGCCAGAAGGGGTGAAGCTCACGAGCGCAGCAGTCATTAGGGGTACGACAGCCCGGATGATCGGCTTTCTCAGTGAAATCGAGACGGTGGGGCTGAACTGGCTGCTTGGCAACAATCACTCTAATGGCATTGTGGAGGGGATTGAGCCGGACAGCGGCGCCATGCTTGGTTATGAGGTACGGAAGATGACGTCCAGCATTCAGCCAATCGTCCAGGGGAACGAAATTTCTTTTCAGGTGAAGATTAAGACAACGGGCAAGCTGCGAGAGGATTGGGCATTTCCTGGCGACGCATTTGATGTTGATTTCATCGATCGTGCAGAGAAGGCTACGGCGGCCATGATTAAGCAAATGGCGGAAAAAGCGCTCGCCAAGACGCAGCGCCAGTACAAGGTTGATGTAGCGGGTTTCGGCAAGCGCCTCAGCATTAAGAAGCCGGCGGTATGGAAACGGGTGAAGGATGGCTGGGAGGATCGCTTTAGCCGAGTGCCTGTTTCTATTGAGGTGGAAGTTGATATTCAGGAGTTTGGTACAAGAGGAACGAAGCGAAATTAG